A window of the Candidatus Methylomirabilota bacterium genome harbors these coding sequences:
- the hisG gene encoding ATP phosphoribosyltransferase, whose translation MKDLLTLALPKGRLLDDALGLLRQLGVEGIDPDSRKLIFTDAARDLRVLLLKPADIPAYVLYGAADLGIVGKDILLEQEPDVYEPLDLGFGVCRLVVAEPRELWERDDPAKWSWVRVATKYPRLTEEYFSNRGVQVEIVRLDGSIELAPLVGLAERIVDLVQTGETLRANGLVEVAEITRSTARVIVNRASMKTEHARVTGLIDEMRAARP comes from the coding sequence TCCTCCGCCAGCTCGGCGTCGAGGGCATCGACCCCGACTCGCGCAAGCTCATCTTCACCGACGCGGCGCGGGACCTGCGCGTGCTGCTCCTCAAGCCCGCCGACATCCCCGCGTACGTGCTCTACGGGGCCGCCGACCTCGGTATCGTGGGCAAGGACATCCTGCTCGAGCAGGAGCCGGACGTCTACGAGCCGCTCGACCTCGGCTTCGGCGTCTGCCGCCTCGTCGTCGCCGAGCCGCGCGAGCTGTGGGAACGCGACGATCCGGCGAAGTGGTCGTGGGTGCGCGTGGCGACGAAGTACCCGCGGCTCACCGAGGAGTATTTCTCGAACCGCGGCGTGCAGGTCGAGATCGTCCGCCTCGACGGCTCGATCGAGCTCGCGCCGCTCGTCGGCCTGGCCGAGCGGATCGTCGACCTCGTCCAGACGGGCGAGACGCTCCGCGCGAACGGTCTCGTGGAGGTCGCCGAGATCACCCGCTCGACCGCGCGGGTCATCGTCAACCGCGCCTCGATGAAGACCGAGCACGCGCGCGTGACCGGGCTGATCGACGAGATGCGGGCCGCACGGCCATGA
- the hisD gene encoding histidinol dehydrogenase: MIRTLDARVLGFDAVVRALERSPEAVAPEIHRVVDEILAAVRARGDAALLEYTARFDGFRPSSPAGLAIAPAELEVAGRALEPGVAAALAYAAERIERYHSAAAPKSWRLTDEDGSVLGQEVRPLDRVGIYVPGGRAAYPSTVLMTAIPARVAGVREIVLVTPPGPGGRIEPAVLAAAKVAGVTEGWRVGGAQAVAALAYGTATIRRVDKIVGPGNVYVALAKARVFGEVGIDMVAGPSEVVVVADASAAPAWVAADLLAQAEHDPMARAVLITDAGALLPRVAAALESQLAALPRRDIAGPALEANGALIRVATLEDAVDLANRLAPEHLELMVRVPAALLPRVRHAGAIFMGGHTPEVVGDYVAGPNHVLPTAGTARFASPLGTEDFVKRSSVIEYSPRGLAAAAPHLAALTRVEGLVGHGRAAEVRLTNDGGTSA; the protein is encoded by the coding sequence ATGATCCGGACGCTCGACGCCCGGGTCCTCGGGTTCGACGCCGTCGTCCGGGCGCTCGAGCGCTCGCCCGAGGCGGTGGCGCCCGAGATCCACCGCGTCGTGGACGAGATCCTCGCCGCCGTGCGGGCGCGGGGCGACGCCGCCCTGCTCGAGTACACGGCGCGCTTCGACGGCTTCCGTCCGTCGTCGCCGGCAGGGCTCGCGATCGCGCCGGCCGAGCTCGAGGTGGCCGGGCGCGCGCTCGAGCCCGGCGTCGCGGCCGCGCTCGCGTACGCGGCGGAGCGGATCGAGCGCTACCACTCGGCGGCCGCGCCGAAGTCGTGGCGCCTCACCGACGAGGACGGCTCGGTCCTCGGCCAGGAGGTCCGCCCCCTCGACCGTGTCGGCATCTACGTCCCGGGCGGGCGCGCGGCGTACCCGTCCACGGTGCTGATGACCGCCATCCCGGCGCGCGTGGCCGGCGTGCGGGAGATCGTGCTCGTGACGCCGCCCGGGCCCGGCGGTCGCATCGAGCCGGCGGTGCTGGCGGCGGCAAAGGTAGCGGGCGTGACCGAGGGCTGGCGGGTCGGCGGCGCCCAGGCCGTGGCGGCCCTCGCGTACGGGACGGCGACGATCCGCCGGGTGGACAAGATCGTCGGCCCGGGCAACGTCTACGTTGCCCTCGCCAAGGCGCGGGTCTTCGGCGAGGTCGGGATCGACATGGTGGCCGGGCCGAGCGAGGTCGTCGTCGTCGCCGACGCCTCGGCGGCGCCCGCGTGGGTGGCGGCCGACCTGCTCGCGCAGGCCGAGCACGATCCGATGGCGCGGGCGGTCCTCATCACCGACGCGGGGGCGCTGCTGCCGCGCGTCGCCGCGGCGCTCGAGAGCCAGCTCGCCGCGCTGCCGCGCCGGGATATCGCGGGCCCGGCGCTCGAGGCGAACGGCGCCCTGATCCGGGTGGCGACGCTCGAGGACGCGGTCGACCTCGCGAACCGTCTGGCGCCGGAGCACCTCGAGCTGATGGTGCGGGTGCCGGCGGCGCTGCTGCCGCGCGTGCGGCACGCCGGCGCCATCTTCATGGGCGGCCACACCCCGGAGGTCGTGGGCGACTACGTCGCGGGGCCGAACCACGTGCTGCCGACGGCGGGCACCGCCCGCTTCGCGTCGCCGCTCGGCACGGAGGACTTCGTCAAGCGGTCGAGCGTGATCGAGTACTCGCCGCGCGGGCTCGCCGCCGCGGCGCCGCACCTCGCGGCGCTCACGCGCGTCGAGGGGCTCGTGGGGCACGGCAGGGCGGCGGAGGTGCGACTCACCAACGACGGAGGGACCAGCGCATGA